ACTCGCGGGGCCTTACGAGCAGGCGGTTGATCTCGGCTATGCCAGCCTTGAGGGAAAGGGTGTTTATGTTGGAGACGGGCTCGTCCTGTTCAACACGGGATACCGCTGGTGGGGCGAGGGGGACGAGAAAATCTATGTGGACGGTGAAAAATTTCCCTCTCATTTCGGCACCGGTACGGAGGATTATTATGGATACGCCTGGTGCCGCTCGGAAACCTTCACCGACCACCCCTTCATCGCCCAGCCTTTGGGCACGGGCAATTTTTGCCCGGGCTACAGCGTGAATGTCCGTATGCGCGCGCTGGATGGCATTCCGTTCTCCAACTCGCTCCAGTTCGACATGGAGCTGTTTCCCTGGCTCTATTCCAGGCTCAATTACGCGCCTACTGCCTTTTGGTATATGCTCCCCGGAGGAAAAAATCTCTCGGCCCGGGATCTCGTCGGCGCCAGGGAACCTGTCGCGCTGGACCGCGCCGATATTTATCCACCCGTGCTGGACGAAAACCTGGGCGTGGAGGCGGAAAACCTGACTTGGATCAGCACACCTGCCGGGTCGTTCACCTATCAGTCGCACGACACGCTGCCGCTGAGCGGCGGGGTGCAGTTGTTCTGGAAGGATGCCGAGGTAGGCTACCGGGCCTCCTTCGGCTTCAATTCAAACATTGAGGGCGTTCGCTCATTGACTGGAGTTTTTACCACGGCGCGTGACCATGGCGTGGCCGATATTTATCTGAATGGCAAAAAGGTCTTCGGCAAACTAGATCTGGGCAGCGACGAGCCGGGCATCAAGACAGTCAAGGCCGGCCCGGTGAATCTGCTTAAAGGCCGCAATTTGATTGAGATCGAACTCGTCAGGCACGCCAAGGGCGCCATCAACAAAAGCAACTTCGCCATCGACCGGCTGTCTTTCGAATAAAGATATAAAATACATTTGGCATCAGGCCCGGATTCCATCTGATGCGCCCGATAGAGAACAACCGCATGAGATACAATTATCAAAAATGAAACCTCCAACCTGCTTGAGCAAACGCGAGGTGGTAATCCGCGCCCTCCAAGGTGAAGCGGTGCCCTACACACCTTGGTCTTTCCGTTTCACAAAGGAGCCTTGGGACACCCTGCAACAGCATTTCGATGATGCCGATTTGGAGTCGGTGCTCGGCAACCACATCCTTGAACTGGGCAGTGCGATAGGGTTCTTCGAGGATCTCGGCAACGACCGCGTTCGCGATGCCTTCGGTGTCGTCTGGGATCGTTCTCAAGACAAAGACATTGGCAGCGTCGATGGACTTGTCCTGACCGATCCGACGCTCGTCAACTACACCTTTCCCGATCCCTGCGATCGGCGTTTTTTCAACGATATCGTGACGTGTTCCGCCCGTTATCCCGACCGTTTTCGGCTTTTTACCCTTGGCTTCTCACTTTTCGAACGCGCCTGGACACTGCGCGGAATGGAAAACCTTTTGGTGGACATGGTGGAAAATCCGCGCTTCGTTCACGCGCTCTTGGACGCCATCACCGATTATAATATCGCGCAGGTGAAAAAGGCGCTGGAATACGATATCGACGCGGTGTACTTCGGCGACGACTGGGGCCAGCAGCACGGCTTGATCATGGGGCGCGCCAAGTGGCTCGAGTTTATACAACCACGCCTTAAGCGCATGTATGCCGTCACGAAATCCGCAGGGAAATGGCAGTTCATCCATTCCTGCGGCGATGTTGACGAGTTGTTCGACGACCTGATTGGTATCGGCCTGGACTGCTTCAATCCCTTCCAGCCCGAGGCGATGGACATCAAGACGGTTTATCACAACTACCGCGGGCGCCTTTCGTTTTGGGGCGGGCTTTCAATGCAACGCACCTTGCCGCATGGCACGGTGGAAGACGTTCGTCACGAAAGCACTGGTTTGTTGCAAATGGGATTGGACGGCAATTACATATTTTCGCCCTCGCACGCCGTCGAGGGTGACACGCCGCTCGAAAACATCCTCGCATTTATAGAGGCGGCCCAAAGCCAGCCGGGCTTTGGAGGCTGATTGCAAGCAATCAATGACATGTGGTTTCGAGATTTCATGCATTGGGAGTCATCCCTGCCGCAGATCTGGCGCGTCACGGTGGTCGCCATGATCCGGCGAGGGATCGACCAAAAAGGTGAGGATACTGTGCCAGGATCTAGGTTCCCCAATAGGGATTTTTCGTGGCCGAAGTGTGCTGGGCGACCGGCAGCGGCGCGACATGACATTTCCGTGTGGCCGTGAGCCCCACCGGTTTTATCTCACGATGCAGAAAACCCGGTGATGCGTCGATGCCTCCCTGTCGGTGATTCACCTGAAAAACCTTGGCAGCCCTGGTCTCCAAAACCTCCCTTGCCTGAACGCCGTTCCGCTCCGTGAGCAACCGCGTTTCGCTTTATCCGCCCCAATTGCGGACAGTCTTTATCATTGCGAGTATGTTCTCCACCGGTGTCCCGGCTTGGACATTGTGGCAGGAACAACAAATATAACCGCCCCCCTGTCCCAATGTTTTCATGCATGTTCGGGTTTCGTTAACCACGTCTGAAACACTCCCCCTTGGGAGAATTTCCTGATTCTCCACGCCACCGTGGAAAACGAGGTCTTGCCCATGTGTGTTCTTCAGCTTCAACCTGTCCATCCCGGCGCAGACATGCTGGATTGGGTTCAGTATGTCTATGCCGCAGTCGATCAGTCCGGGAATCAGGGGGGCCACCGCGCCATCGGTATGATACAGCACCTTTTTCCCGTATTGATGGATAAGATCGCACCAGCGCTTCAATCTGCCCCGGAAATGACGCTCCCAGGCGTCAAGTGAAACCAAAAGGCTCTCCTGCGTCCCCATGTCGTCACTGATAAAAATGATATCCAAGCTATCTCCGAGTGCCTGGAGCATTCGTTCAAGCATCGCGGTCTGGATGGCATCGATTTTGTCAAGCGCCGCCTCCAAAAAATCCGGCTCCGTCAAAATGTCCATGAGCGCGTTTTCGAGACCGCGCATCTGGCAGTATATTTCAAAATGGGATATCCAAGGGCCAATGGTCGCGAAATCATACGATCTCGCCCTCCCGGCCAGCGCCCTGGCCCCATTGTAATCAAACAGATCCGGATTGGGCCACGATGGATAATCGGCCAGCTGCCGGAGATCGGCATATCCCGCAAGGGGCGGATTGATATATTCTTGATAGGTGGCCAGCCCGGCCTTGACCTGGCGGGTCGGCACGCCCCAAGGGTTGGTTCCATCGCCGTCATCCGGGTCCGGAAAACGCCCGTCATATCCGGGGAAAACCCATGCAATCTTGTCGATTCCAAGCGCGCGATACACCTCAAATTCATCTTGCAAAGATGTATATGATCTGAGCGTGTCCAGCACCTCAGGCACGCACCAGAGATCGACCGGCGGACGATCGACGGATTGACGGTTTAGCGTGGAAAGGATTCGTTCCTGTGAAGTCATGTGCTGGAATAATCGGACGGGCGATATCTGTATAACAGCTAGCGCCGGAATTTCACGGGTGCTTGCCGGATTCGGCTTTGGGCTTGGGCTGCCAAAGCGACACGCAGGAAGTGGTCTGGCCGTCACCCACCCTCGCGCGTGCCTTCAGTTTGAATTCCTTCGTTTCCAGAGAGGTGCGGATGGAAACCGGAACCACGGCCTTCCCCATCGGCCCGATAGCCACGGATGGAGAAGACACGATCACCTCGGCGCCGGTCGCGGGTTCAAAATGAATCGTCCCCTCAATTTTCCGGTCGCTGAAATTATAGACTTCCATTTGGAGATTCACGGTTTCCCCAGGGGTAAAACGATAGGCGGCCGGCGCCCAGTTCGTGGCCAGAAAGTCAAAGTTTTCAAGCGGTTCGTCGAGCCGTTGGATAATCCGGTCGCGATCAATCACGCCGAATAATACCACATCAAAAACACAATCGTCGGGGTAGTTCATTTCCTTGACGCCCCCGGAGACGGTTGCCGGCTTCTCGATGCGATCACTCCAATCGACGGATTTGAGATAAACGGGCATTCGACCGACCGAGATTTTCCCCCGACTGGTGTCAATCCGGCTCCCCATAACATTGATCGCCTCGACTCCTTCGAATTTTCTTATGTCGAGCGTTTCGGGCTCGCCCTCCTCCTTCCACACCATGGCGACCTGCTCCCGCCTGCCGGGGCCCGGACCGGTGCCGAAAACATATCCCTGCAACCTGCCGAAACGCAGATCCCCTTGGTATTCGGCTTTGCCCAAAGTCGAGGTCATGACGGCGAGCGCGACGTAGGCGGGATAAGGCGTCCAGTCCGCGCGGACGAGACCTGTTTGTAATGAGCCTTTCGTCTGCCCGAAATACGGGCGGAGTATGAACCACCCGATGCGATCCACTCCGCCGACAATGTATTCGGCGTAGGCACGCACGAGATAGTGCGTCTGCCCTTCATGGGCTTTTTCAAAACTTATCTTCTCCGCGCTCCGCCTCCACAACGCGCCAATCTCGGATATCCATTTTTCCTTGTTCCGAAACCCGTGCCGGAACGCCTCCCTGGGATGGATTTCGGCCTGCGCCTGAAATTTCCCCGCGGTGAAAGGCGCGTAGGCGTGATAGTCATACGCGTCCAGATAATGCGTGAGCTCGTTTTCCCAAAGTATTTCGTTAAACACATTGGGGGAGCGGGCAAATGGTCCATTCGAAACGAGCGGCCCGTTTGGGACGGATTTCATGCCCAGGGCAATCGCCTTGGCCATTGCCGTGTAGTGGTCGGGAGTGCCTCCCCCAAAATGGGCGATATCCTGTTCGTTCCAAAGCTCCCATCCAAATACCCGCCCTTTGTAGTGCCTCGCGACTTCCATTCCATAGCGATGGGCGGCCAGTAGATCGTCAGGAAAACGCACAAGATCGTCGCGCCGCGTCCAGTTCGGGCTTCTTTGAAAGACGCACATCACTTCCAATCCGCGGCTGGCATAGGCATCCATCACATTGTCAAAGTGATTCCAGTTGAACTGGTCCGGATTCGGATTCACCCGTGGCCAATCAAATCGTTCGCGACACCAAGCCACCCCGGCGGCCGAGGCCAGTTCCGCGGATAATTCCAAGTATTTCCGCTCATACGCGGAGACGGCGGTGTCCAATCCGAACTGCGGCGCGCGTCTTTCCGGAGGAAGCGGCCTTGGAATCACCGCAAACGTCAAAAACCGCGCCTGATCCAATATTTGCTCTGGATTCGCGGCATACCCGATTTTGAGAGAACTGTCGCCGGGCTCGGCGGAGAACCCCACGCGATACCATCCCAAGCCCGGCACCCTGGGCTTTAGGCAGATGCCGGTTTTGCCCTCAGCTTGATGAATCCGGGCCATCCCCTGATCAATACGATTGCCCCAAAAGTCGCACACTTCATAAGCCAGTTGGCGTCCATCCAGCGTCGTGGCACTCGTGCGGACAGAAATCTCCAGCACCACCGGCTGATCCGATGTAAAAATAAAATAATCCGTGATTTTTACCGGCACGTTCTCGGCCGGCCCCAAAACAATCGACTCCTCCGCTGCGCGCACGGACATTGCAAGCATGGCGGATAAAACCATGCAAAGGTGGATCAGAATCCCGGATAACTTTATTAGTTTATAGTTCATTGGATTTTTTGTAAAACGCCTTGCAAACAGCTCATCCAAGCCGCCGCTCCGATTGAACGCCAAAGAATTTGACGCCTGCATCGAAGGATGGTGGCTCCGGTGCAATGTTTGAGGCAGTGCGGGTATATGATGATGTGAGGCATGAGGCAGCAAAATGCGCACCCTGATTTTGGGTCACGCTCAATGCTTCAACTCAGCATTTTTCTCCAATGCTTTCGACAAGATTCTGGTGGAATCAAATAGAAGCCAATCTCGAAAATGCGCAACCCGGTTGCCTGATAATCCAATTTCTCTGTCATGAACAATCTTGCGCACGGCGGTGTATGGCCGGGCCAACTTGGCAGACGGATAATGACGGTGCCGGCAAATCGTTCGTCGCCAAAACGCCCCCGTTTCATGCAAAATGCCATCACTGGCACCCCGACATTAATTCTCTTTATGAGTCCAGCGCGAGACACTCGGGGAAACAGGTAGATGATCAAATTCGGCCTGCCAGATCCAATAATGCCCTGGAGTGATATCCTTTCCGACTTGATATCCATCACCGGAATTGCGGGCGGCCTTGACTGACAATGGGACGGCCACTTTTTGTCCCGCAGGAATCTCCACTTCAAAGGTGTTTTCGCTCGCGATAAATCCGGCGGGGGGACGAAACCAGACTTTGCCCCGGGAGGCCGAGGAGCCGAAATTATAAATGTTCAGAGTCACGGGGATGTTTTCGCCGGTTCTGAACATATATCCCCTCGGCGCCCAATTGGCCAGGAGATCATCCCAGTTTTCATAGACGATACCACCTGTCTCGACCATCCCCCGGGGATACTCTGGCTGGAGGACGATGTTGCGCTGCATGGAAACGCGGGAATGGCTCGTCCCGGGCGCCACAGGTTTCAGGACGCCATGCGGCATAAAATCCGGCCTTCCTCGCCAGCCCGGATTCCGAACATAGGCCATGTATCCCCGGGTTGAGACTGTGACAGCGCCATTTTGCTCGCGCAATGGGATATCATTCCCCATCACATCGAAAGCCAAGGAACCGGGGGCCACGGGTGGAAGCGTGACCACATCCTCGCCTTGCGATGCGAGGACTACGGCAACCTCATCGCCGCCATCATCGAATATATAACAACGTCCTGTATTTTCCGGGCTTCCCTGTTTGTCCCGGCCAGCCGTCATGCTTCCCAAAAATCTGCCGGCGCCAAGCTGTTTGCACATGACGGCAAATGCCGGGTAGGCCGGCACCGGTGAAAGCCTGCTGTCCACCATGCCCCATTGGCTGGGCTTGGGAGTGTATTTGCTGATATAAGGACGTATCATAAACCAGAACACGGGTTTGATGTCCTGTTGAATCGCAGTCATGTAGGTCTCGCATAACTGCCTGAGTTGCGCCGATAAGGCGGGCATGGGCTTGGGCACCGTATTCCGGGCATAGGCCAGACTCGTTTCGGTAAGCCAGATAGCTCGCCCGGAAAGTCCCATCATATCGGCGGCATTGAGATGGGTGTCCACCACCTGCTGAAAGCGTCCGCCGACAACCGGATGATAGGTGTGGAAATTGTAGGCGTCGAGGTAAGGCGCGATATCATTGGCCTTGAGCAGACTGGCATAACCTCCCACTTGCGGATCGCGCGCAAATGCCGCGAGCAGAACGAGCGGGCGCGCCGCCCCGATGGATTCCGCACCGGCCGAAAAACCGAGCGAGAGCGCCTTCGTCATCGCCGCATAGCGATCAGGAGTTTCGGTGGTGTAATGCGCAATATCAGGTTCATTCCACGTTTCCCACGCCTTGACCAGCGGGCCAAACGTTGCCGCCGCCTCCCGGGCGAAGCCATATGCCACGGTGAGGTCTTCCGGAAACGCGGGTTTGCCCTCCGCATGAGGATGCGTCCACAAAGGAGCGCGCTGGATCAGAACCGAAACGTTTATTCCGAGACGCGCAAGCATTTCGATTTCATGTTTGCGGCGGCTCCAGTCGAACTCACCCGGCGAGGGGTTCGCCCGCTCCCACGATATGATCTCCCGCGCCCAGCTTGCGCCCGAACAACGGGTGATCTCGACTTGGGCGGAAATCGGACAAAAGGGCTGGGGCAACAAGGCGCTCATTACCCCGAATGGCGTTTCCATATCCGCCTCAGTTCCGATCAAATTACGCGGCTCCGGCAGGCGCGCGAAAGCAAGAAAATCATAGTTCTCGGCCGAATTTGCCACCCCAGGTTTGCGCTTAAGCAACACCTCCCGCCCATTGATTCTTAGGGTGAGTTCGATGCAAAACCAGCCGAGCTTTTGGACGCGCGGCGTGATGACATACTCATATTGGAATTCTGGCGGACTATTGGAATGCGTTCCGGCTTGAGTCGCAGGCTGGATGTCCACGCCTCCCGCCACCTGCGACCAGAAATCGAAAACCTTGCCCTCAAGTTGCATGCTGCCGGTTGGGAATGATGCAGGACCAGCGTCCCCGGCCTCCATATCCGACCCGTCCGACGGCAGCAGCCTGATTCGCATGGCCACCTTTTCGCCGGGAAGGAAAAACGCCTTGAACCATGAGCGACCTTCGGATGTCACGGGCTCGAACCAAACCACCGAGGGCGATGCGGTGGATGCCTTCATGGCAAATCCGCCTGAAAGCACACCGGCCGCAATGACCGTGAGCAGGCGAGAAATGACCGGAATGATATTTCGGGTTGGAGGAACGGAAGCAATTTTCAGGGTATTCATTTTCACATGGTCTTTCAAAACACGGGAGCGTGGTGTTGAGTGGCGAAAACTTGTTCAAAATCCAGAAGATCGGGCCAATTATATCAACATTTTTGCCTGCGACTCATCCGGTTTTTATCCATCCCTTGACCACGTTGCCGTCCGAGGCAAAAGCATCGGCATACTGATCCAGGCGCCATGAGTGCGTCATCAGTCTTTCGGCCGGGATCAACCCGCGACGAATAAGGTCACATACCCATGCATAGGCCAGATGCTCCTCCGCCGGGGGACGCAGGATGTTGACCGTCGCAGGACCGGTGGAGAAATCCAACGCCGCATAGCATTGCCCTTCCGGCACGCCATAAATCGCGATCACTCCACCGTCCCGCACGAGCGAAAGTCCGAGTTGCAGTTGGTCCGGCTTCCCTACCGCGTCGATAAAGAAATCCGCCTTGGCGCCGGCATTGAGCTCAGTCAGACGTTGAAGAATCGGGATGCTCGTATCTGTAATATTGATCGTAGCTGTCGCCCCCAGTTCACGGGCGAGTCGCAAGCGTTCGTCGCGCCGCCCCAGGATTATTGTCCGTCGGGCGCCTCCAAGCATGCACCAAATCACAATGCCCAACCCCGCGATGCCCGTGCCGGAGACACAAACGTTCTTGCCAGAAACAGATGGCAGGTGGCGAAACCAGCTTGCTGTTTCCGCCAGGGAAATTGCCAGAATAGCTTGGGGCAATTCCATTGCCCGGGGAACAGTTTGCTGGCGCTGCGCCGTATAGTCCTCCAGCAAGGACGCGTCGCCATCCGCAGCCATGGCGAGGCGGTCGCGGACAATGCCGTATTCGGCAAATCCACCCCACCCGCTGGCCATACCGCCTTGAACGGTTCCCGGCCA
This genomic stretch from Termitidicoccus mucosus harbors:
- a CDS encoding zinc-dependent alcohol dehydrogenase, with amino-acid sequence MKALVVSKPGNLELRDIPAPVPGDYDALVRIRGCGVCGTTDREIIRGRQPYHDAYPAVLGHEAIGEILENGARVSSFRIGDLVTRPVAIWPGTVQGGMASGWGGFAEYGIVRDRLAMAADGDASLLEDYTAQRQQTVPRAMELPQAILAISLAETASWFRHLPSVSGKNVCVSGTGIAGLGIVIWCMLGGARRTIILGRRDERLRLARELGATATINITDTSIPILQRLTELNAGAKADFFIDAVGKPDQLQLGLSLVRDGGVIAIYGVPEGQCYAALDFSTGPATVNILRPPAEEHLAYAWVCDLIRRGLIPAERLMTHSWRLDQYADAFASDGNVVKGWIKTG
- a CDS encoding uroporphyrinogen decarboxylase family protein encodes the protein MTSQERILSTLNRQSVDRPPVDLWCVPEVLDTLRSYTSLQDEFEVYRALGIDKIAWVFPGYDGRFPDPDDGDGTNPWGVPTRQVKAGLATYQEYINPPLAGYADLRQLADYPSWPNPDLFDYNGARALAGRARSYDFATIGPWISHFEIYCQMRGLENALMDILTEPDFLEAALDKIDAIQTAMLERMLQALGDSLDIIFISDDMGTQESLLVSLDAWERHFRGRLKRWCDLIHQYGKKVLYHTDGAVAPLIPGLIDCGIDILNPIQHVCAGMDRLKLKNTHGQDLVFHGGVENQEILPRGSVSDVVNETRTCMKTLGQGGGYICCSCHNVQAGTPVENILAMIKTVRNWGG
- a CDS encoding uroporphyrinogen decarboxylase family protein, whose protein sequence is MKPPTCLSKREVVIRALQGEAVPYTPWSFRFTKEPWDTLQQHFDDADLESVLGNHILELGSAIGFFEDLGNDRVRDAFGVVWDRSQDKDIGSVDGLVLTDPTLVNYTFPDPCDRRFFNDIVTCSARYPDRFRLFTLGFSLFERAWTLRGMENLLVDMVENPRFVHALLDAITDYNIAQVKKALEYDIDAVYFGDDWGQQHGLIMGRAKWLEFIQPRLKRMYAVTKSAGKWQFIHSCGDVDELFDDLIGIGLDCFNPFQPEAMDIKTVYHNYRGRLSFWGGLSMQRTLPHGTVEDVRHESTGLLQMGLDGNYIFSPSHAVEGDTPLENILAFIEAAQSQPGFGG